The Hemiscyllium ocellatum isolate sHemOce1 chromosome 17, sHemOce1.pat.X.cur, whole genome shotgun sequence genome has a segment encoding these proteins:
- the LOC132823817 gene encoding signal-regulatory protein beta-1-like isoform X1, which translates to MFLSIALFCLFFQTSIFPVSGINRDKVTQLPVNVTEPVGANVSFQCWLHSFQNDQAVKVIWWKQGDPHYLNVEQDDRKVTGRKNKYSGFLQIFNVNVQDRGMYYCTIVRQGKLIGNGTGSNLTVLVPPTPLNILSQQPGKDPSVTLAVLCSTSPFYPSDISFTWYKDGSKTTTGISTVIRAIDDRLYEAYSRLEETQAIRARTVYTCMVSHSTLQISAVVSHIVTNGNPDRAITKYLMISANVSGGMILLVLSLIIVKRYAAKKSIVVKSNDEKSSNDEHKGITDTMTPYAALTMNNLQKAPRPRHHEMVVYAQIGEKLRKQ; encoded by the exons ATGTTCTTGAGTATTGCACTTTTCTGTCTCTTTTTTCAGACATCAATTTTCCCAG TCTCTGGAATAAACAGGGATAAAGTGACCCAGTTACCAGTGAACGTGACTGAACCTGTGGGTGCAAATGTGTCCTTCCAGTGCTGGCTTCATTCTTTTCAAAACGACCAAGCTGTCAAGGTAATCTGGTGGAAGCAAGGTGATCCTCATTATCTCAACGTGGAACAAGATGACCGAAAAGTAACTGGCCGCAAAAATAAATACAGTGGCTTCCTTCAGATATTCAATGTCAATGTACAGGACAGAGGAATGTACTATTGCACAATCGTCCGTCAAGGCAAATTGATTGGAAACGGAACAGGGTCCAATTTAACAGTGTTGG TTCCACCGACTCCACTGAATATTCTCTCTCAGCAGCCTGGAAAAGATCCATCCGTGACCCTTGCTGTTTTATGCTCCACATCTCCTTTTTACCCGAGTGATATCAGCTTTACTTGGTACAAAGATGGCAGTAAAACTACAACAGGAATCAGTACAGTAATTCGCGCAATAGACGACAGACTATACGAAGCATACAGCCGGTTGGAAGAAACACAGGCAATCCGAGCCAGAACTGTTTACACCTGCATGGTATCCCACAGCACCCTCCAAATTTCAGCCGTGGTCAGTCACATCGTAACGAATGGCAACCCAG ATCGTGCGATCACAAAGTATTTGATGATTTCTGCAAATGTATCAGGTGGAATGATATTATTGGTGCTCAGCCTCATCATAGTGAAACGATACGCAGCAAAGAAAAGTATAG TAGTGAAATCCAATGATGAAAAATCGAGTAATGATGAACATAAG GGAATAACTGATACGATGACACCTTATGCTGCACTAACTATGAACAATTTACAGAAGGCTCCAAGACCAAGGCATCATGAAATGGTAGTATATGCTCAGATAGGGGAAAAACTCAGAAAACAATGA
- the LOC132823817 gene encoding signal-regulatory protein beta-1-like isoform X2, with protein MFLSIALFCLFFQTSIFPVSGINRDKVTQLPVNVTEPVGANVSFQCWLHSFQNDQAVKVIWWKQGDPHYLNVEQDDRKVTGRKNKYSGFLQIFNVNVQDRGMYYCTIVRQGKLIGNGTGSNLTVLVPPTPLNILSQQPGKDPSVTLAVLCSTSPFYPSDISFTWYKDGSKTTTGISTVIRAIDDRLYEAYSRLEETQAIRARTVYTCMVSHSTLQISAVVSHIVTNGNPDRAITKYLMISANVSGGMILLVLSLIIVKRYAAKKSIVKSNDEKSSNDEHKGITDTMTPYAALTMNNLQKAPRPRHHEMVVYAQIGEKLRKQ; from the exons ATGTTCTTGAGTATTGCACTTTTCTGTCTCTTTTTTCAGACATCAATTTTCCCAG TCTCTGGAATAAACAGGGATAAAGTGACCCAGTTACCAGTGAACGTGACTGAACCTGTGGGTGCAAATGTGTCCTTCCAGTGCTGGCTTCATTCTTTTCAAAACGACCAAGCTGTCAAGGTAATCTGGTGGAAGCAAGGTGATCCTCATTATCTCAACGTGGAACAAGATGACCGAAAAGTAACTGGCCGCAAAAATAAATACAGTGGCTTCCTTCAGATATTCAATGTCAATGTACAGGACAGAGGAATGTACTATTGCACAATCGTCCGTCAAGGCAAATTGATTGGAAACGGAACAGGGTCCAATTTAACAGTGTTGG TTCCACCGACTCCACTGAATATTCTCTCTCAGCAGCCTGGAAAAGATCCATCCGTGACCCTTGCTGTTTTATGCTCCACATCTCCTTTTTACCCGAGTGATATCAGCTTTACTTGGTACAAAGATGGCAGTAAAACTACAACAGGAATCAGTACAGTAATTCGCGCAATAGACGACAGACTATACGAAGCATACAGCCGGTTGGAAGAAACACAGGCAATCCGAGCCAGAACTGTTTACACCTGCATGGTATCCCACAGCACCCTCCAAATTTCAGCCGTGGTCAGTCACATCGTAACGAATGGCAACCCAG ATCGTGCGATCACAAAGTATTTGATGATTTCTGCAAATGTATCAGGTGGAATGATATTATTGGTGCTCAGCCTCATCATAGTGAAACGATACGCAGCAAAGAAAAGTATAG TGAAATCCAATGATGAAAAATCGAGTAATGATGAACATAAG GGAATAACTGATACGATGACACCTTATGCTGCACTAACTATGAACAATTTACAGAAGGCTCCAAGACCAAGGCATCATGAAATGGTAGTATATGCTCAGATAGGGGAAAAACTCAGAAAACAATGA